The Deinococcus betulae DNA window GTGGGGGCGGGTGGCAGGAATGCTTGGGTGTGCTTGACTGAAGCGGTTGGGGAGGACGAAATCCTCGGCGTCTTGCCCGTGCTCCCTGCGTCAGTTGGGGACAGATCAAGGGGGCGTTCGGCGCATTCGCCGTCCCACCCAATTGCTTTGGTGCGCTTAAGCGTGACCGACTGAATCAGGGATCAATAGGTGAAAACTCGGCTATCCGGTTTCTTGCTACCGCGATGCCGAGGTCAGGTTGCCAAAACCGGGCGAGGCATCAAATGTATGGATCGTCTATTTTGAGCTCGCGTGCCTCGTTCAAATCAAATGTGAACGCCCTAACAAGAAATTGCTTATTTATTGACGTGCTACGTACGATTACGTCAGGCAACTTCGTCCGGTTGATCTCAATCTCCACATGCCAAACAGAGTTATTCCTCAGTTCGGCAACGTCTTTAGACGTTAGGGGTAAATCATCGGGCAGGGCATCATCACAATGGATGAACCACCCAAGTTGTTGCATATCCGTCGTCTCAAGAAGGGCGAGGCGGTAACCCCTCCACCATGCGACAGCATAGTCTCTCCCTTCAGCTTTCGGAGATGAGAGTAGTCCTGAACTCAGGATGCGATCGTAAGGAATAATCTGTTGAATAAGCAGAGCAGAGCCATACCGTTTGCCACATAGCATGCTTGGATTTTTAGCGCGTTCCTTACTTTCAGCTAATCTTTTCAAGTAAGCTGCCGCATCACTCGTAAAGTGAATACTTTGCGCTCCATCCGCGACTAACATACTCCCGACCTCACAAGCAACTCCCCGATTGGGAGACCCAATGCTTAATCCTATTCATTTTGATGGGAATGAAGATGATCTGTAAAACGTGATACTTGATGATACAAAGTTTATAGTGACTTTTTGCCAATCAACCCTTATTTCGCTCTGTCCTTTAGCATATATATCAAGAGTTTTTGCATTTTTAGGAACTAATATAGCATAATTACTATTTTTATAAAAAAGTGGCCTTAGTGGGCCATTATCTATTTTCGCCGCAAGTGTGAGGGGTGGCATGACGGAATTACCTTTATCGAAACCAAGCTGATATTTGCTTGGATCAAAAAATATATTCGTTGAGCGATTTTCAAAACCGTAAAATCTATTTTCCAGAAAAATCCTCCCAGTATTGATGTAGCCCTCTCTAAAAATATTTGAGAAGCTACTTAAACTTTTTGATTCAATTGTCAATGTCCTTGCACTGAAATCCGGTTTAAAAACATAGCCGCAGAATGATATGGGGGATTTAACAGCGTCAAAAAACTCTAAGTTTACCGTTCTCGGTTCATCTGGAAAGACGGCCTGCGACTGGTATGTCGCTCGGCTCATGCTGGCCAGCATGAGCCCCTTGCAATTGGCCGGAGTGGCTGCATGCGCGAAGGAGAAGACAAAAAATACGATTGGGACGAAATTTTTCATATCTGAGAAGCCTCCTATAGAGCCTTTCTAGACTAACATGGCTTTAATCAACATGGCTTTAACTGCATGGCCTGAACCTAACAGCATCTCCACGCTGGGTTGGTGGCAAAAACGGACAAGGGGCCCACCCCCTCAAGGCTGACTTTTGGTCGCCGACTACGTGAAGAACGGCAAAAACGGGGGATGACGCTGGAGGACTTGGCTGAAGCTTCGGGGATCACATGGTCTTACATCGCGCAAGTCGAGGTCGGCAGGCGCAATATCAGTGTGGACAACATGCATTTTCTGGCGACGGGTGTCGGCTTGCCTCTCAAGGATTTGTTGTAGAGCGCACGGCTGAAGTAGCGGGTATGCAGGCGAAAGATCGCCCGAGCTCTCTGTGGATTAAGTTTTCAGACCTTGAAAAAGATGATCTATAGCTGTATTCAATCCCCTCTTATCCGCCGATAGAGTGTGTGATGCTACCTCCCTCATCGGTGTTAGCTCTGGTCATAGTCGATATGACAAATTTATTCGGGGGAGGCGTCTTAGAAACGTCTACTCACAGCCGGTTAGCGCGAGCTGGTCATTTTCGCAGGTAACACGCGCGGGTTGTCGGTAAGCTACGTGCCAGGAGGGTGCTCATGACCTTTAACCCCAAGAAACCTGCGCCTGGTACCGCGCCGGCGGTGGCACCATTCCTAAGGAACCGTCAGCAGGACGCGAATCATCTGGCGCAGCCCGCCGAAGCGCTCGTCACTCCGGTGCCCTTTGGGTTGAGCAACTCCCGATCTGCTTCCGCTCCACTCCAACGTGCCCAGGTGGCACCAGTGTGGACTGCAGCCTCGCTGCTTGCGGCCGATCAGACCAGCATTCAGCGGGCGGCAGCGGCGGTGCAGGCTGGCGAGACCGCGGTTCGAGTCTCAGCCGATACCCTGGCCGCCCGTGGCCTGTGCCCCTCACCGGCCAGCAGCTTGCAGCGGCACCGGCCAGCTGATCCACCTGTACGGCCAGCTCTCTCCCCACTGCAGCGGCAAGCCCTGACCGACACTGGCCGGCAGACTGTCACCGCTGCATTGACACGCGACGCCCGATACATCCCTGGTGCGGTTCGGGCTGAGCTGGCGGTGGACGCGCTCCAGCGCGCGGTTGCGCAGGGGGCAGATGGGGCCGCTCTGCACACACATATTGTCTCCCTCGCCATGGCATCTGTGGAGCAGCAGACTGTTCAGCGTGCACTCCAGCTGCAACGGCAGCGGGAAGCCAGTGCGGCCATGCACCGTGAAGACTACACACTACAGGTGGTCCATCAAGGGCTTCAGCGTCAGTTGGCTGAAGCCCAGGCGCAACACGCCGAGGCCACGCTCGGGACGGTCACCGAACGGGTTCGGGCCCGGCAGGGCGGTGGGGAGCTGTTACCTGCCAGCGTGCAGCGTCATCTGGAAGTGGGCCTCAATGCCGATCTCAGTCGCGTGCGTATCCATACCGACGGCGAGGCAGCCAAGCTGGCAGCCAGTGTGCAGGCCGAAGCTTTCACCACGGGTCAAGACATCTACTTCGCTGCCAACCGATACGATCCGAACAGCCCGAATGGTCTGAAACTGCTGGCGCACGAGGCGACCCATACGGTCCAACAGGCGCAGGGCAAGGTGCAGCCTGGCCTGGATCCAGACGCGGCCCTCGAGGCACAGGCGCAGCAGATGGGCGAGCGCCTGGCCACCCTGCCAAGCACTAGCGTGCCGTCATCTCGCACGCCAACGGTGGAATCGGCCTTAGCCCGTTCGGCAGTGCAACGCAGCGTCTCACCTGTCTTCCAGCGCAAGACCGCGCCACCGACCGCCGCTGGCGTGGTGGCAGCACTGCGTCAGCCTGGCCCCGCCCAGGCGATCATCGCTTCTGCTCTCAACCAGAACCTGCCAGACGAATTCTGGACGGATGTCATGGCCTCGGGAAGCCAAAAGTATGGCCGTGAGTGGGCCGACGCCGCTCTCAAAAAGCTGCCCGCCCCGATCAAGGCCAAACTGACCCTGGCCCTGCTTGGTGGTGAACAGGAACTCACCTACGCGGCGTTCGTCAATCAGCTGGCCTACCTCGTCTACAGCAATGATCCCAGTCTGAGTGACTCCAAACAGATCCCAGGCAATACGGCCAAGAGTGCGCAGGGCATCCTTCAAGCCGGTGGTTATCAGGCACATCCCACCATCCAGGGATACTGGGGCTTTCAGATGCGGGTCTTCACGCCTATTAAGGGCCATCCCTCACCTGTCTCCAAGAAGACCATCGTGGCCTTCCGAGGCAGTGAGGGGGTCATGCCGAATCCTTTGGCCTATGCACAGGCCAGCCAGGATCCGAAGTTTCCCAAGCAAAACGAAAGCGGTCTGGACACCATGACCGATCTCGCGGCCTACCACACGGGCTATTCACAGTACGAGGTCAATGAGAAGCAGATCATCGGGCCTGTGCTGAAGGCGTACAGCGGCGACTTGGTGGCGACCGGGCACTCACTTGGTGGGGCCCTGGCCCAAATTGCCGTGGTGAAAAACCCGAGCCGCTTCAGCGAGGTCTACACCTTCCAGGGCGCCAACATCAAAAAGAGCGATGTGGAGAAGCTCGCCGCGATGAAGAAGGTCAAAGCCAGACATTACCGGGTCACGGCAGACGCCGTGCCATCTTCCGGCGAAAAGGGCATTCCTGGACAGGTTTACGAGTTTGACCGGAAGGCCGGCACGGCTGGGCTCAGTGTGAATTGGCGCACCGGTCAGACCAAGTTTTCCCCGGACGCCTCGGACGGCCATAACGCGCCCATCCTGCTGGAGGTGTTGCAGGATCTTCAGGGCCAAGGCCTCGCCAAGAACGCGTTGGCCCAAAATCTGGTCAAGAATGGTTCGCAGGATCCCAACGAGCTGGGGGGCTTCAATACCCAGATGCCACTGCTGCGCACTGTCCCTTCGGCCTTGGATACCACGCCTGGCAAAGAGGGGCTGAAACAGGCGGTGACCGGGGTCGCGTTCCTGCCTCAATTTCAGACGACCTACGAAAACAACGTCATCTACAACATTCTGTTGGAGCAGACGCTGCCTCTGCTTCAGCAGATCACGGTGCAGAGTGTCAAGAATGCCGCAGAGCTCGTGCGGCGCCTGACCGCGGTGGGCGCCAAGGTGGAGACCTTCAAGCTGGCGCACACCCCGCAGTCCCTCAAGATGCTGGAGGTGATCTACGCGGGTCCACAGGCGGCTAAACGCGCAGCGGTTGCCGATTACAAGGCCAAGCTCAAGACAAGCCAGAACATGGCCATCAGCCCTTACAATCCACAGGTGCTCAAGGCGATGGAAGCGCAGTATGAGGAATTTGTCCAGCGCAAGCAGCGCTTCATCGAACTCGATATCCCTCAGAAGATTCTGGACGAGAACCTGGACCGATTGACGGACCTGGGCCGCCTCCTTGACCTGTGGTACACCGTGCATCCGAGCGCAGATGCGCTCTTCTCAGCTGCCCGCTCACTGTCCACCACGCCCCGGG harbors:
- a CDS encoding eCIS core domain-containing protein, with translation MTFNPKKPAPGTAPAVAPFLRNRQQDANHLAQPAEALVTPVPFGLSNSRSASAPLQRAQVAPVWTAASLLAADQTSIQRAAAAVQAGETAVRVSADTLAARGLCPSPASSLQRHRPADPPVRPALSPLQRQALTDTGRQTVTAALTRDARYIPGAVRAELAVDALQRAVAQGADGAALHTHIVSLAMASVEQQTVQRALQLQRQREASAAMHREDYTLQVVHQGLQRQLAEAQAQHAEATLGTVTERVRARQGGGELLPASVQRHLEVGLNADLSRVRIHTDGEAAKLAASVQAEAFTTGQDIYFAANRYDPNSPNGLKLLAHEATHTVQQAQGKVQPGLDPDAALEAQAQQMGERLATLPSTSVPSSRTPTVESALARSAVQRSVSPVFQRKTAPPTAAGVVAALRQPGPAQAIIASALNQNLPDEFWTDVMASGSQKYGREWADAALKKLPAPIKAKLTLALLGGEQELTYAAFVNQLAYLVYSNDPSLSDSKQIPGNTAKSAQGILQAGGYQAHPTIQGYWGFQMRVFTPIKGHPSPVSKKTIVAFRGSEGVMPNPLAYAQASQDPKFPKQNESGLDTMTDLAAYHTGYSQYEVNEKQIIGPVLKAYSGDLVATGHSLGGALAQIAVVKNPSRFSEVYTFQGANIKKSDVEKLAAMKKVKARHYRVTADAVPSSGEKGIPGQVYEFDRKAGTAGLSVNWRTGQTKFSPDASDGHNAPILLEVLQDLQGQGLAKNALAQNLVKNGSQDPNELGGFNTQMPLLRTVPSALDTTPGKEGLKQAVTGVAFLPQFQTTYENNVIYNILLEQTLPLLQQITVQSVKNAAELVRRLTAVGAKVETFKLAHTPQSLKMLEVIYAGPQAAKRAAVADYKAKLKTSQNMAISPYNPQVLKAMEAQYEEFVQRKQRFIELDIPQKILDENLDRLTDLGRLLDLWYTVHPSADALFSAARSLSTTPRAR
- a CDS encoding helix-turn-helix domain-containing protein — its product is MAKTDKGPTPSRLTFGRRLREERQKRGMTLEDLAEASGITWSYIAQVEVGRRNISVDNMHFLATGVGLPLKDLL